One genomic region from Vanacampus margaritifer isolate UIUO_Vmar chromosome 2, RoL_Vmar_1.0, whole genome shotgun sequence encodes:
- the gper1 gene encoding G-protein coupled estrogen receptor 1: MRNAPPAATMEVQTTSLVWIYVNVTVNASDEFNSTETSEESYTIGLFLSCLYTILLFPIGFIGNILILVVNLNHREKMTIPDLYFVNLAVADLILVADSLIEVFNLNEKYYDYAVLCTFMSLFLQVNMYSSIFFLTWMSFDRYVALAGSVGCSPLRTMRHAKLSCGLIWMASILATLLPFTIVQTQHRGELHFCFANVFEIQWLEVTIGFLVPFSVIGLCYSLIVRILMRAQKHRGLWPRRQKALRMIVVVVLVFFICWLPENVFISIQLLQGTADPARRTTATLWHDYPLAGHIVNLAAFSNSCLNPIIYSFLGETFRDKLKLFVKQKASWSAVGLHLGPPVRTEVSEV, translated from the coding sequence ATGCGAAACGCCCCCCCTGCAGCCACTATGGAAGTGCAGACCACCTCCCTGGTGTGGATTTACGTTAACGTCACGGTCAACGCTTCCGACGAGTTCAACTCCACCGAGACCTCGGAGGAGTCTTACACCATCGGTCTCTTCCTGTCCTGCCTCTACACCATCCTCCTCTTCCCCATCGGATTCATCGGCAACATCCTGATCCTGGTGGTCAACCTGAACCACCGCGAGAAGATGACCATCCCCGACCTGTACTTTGTCAACCTGGCGGTGGCCGACCTGATCCTGGTGGCCGACTCGCTCATCGAGGTGTTCAACCTGAACGAGAAGTACTACGACTACGCCGTGCTGTGCACCTTCATGTCGCTCTTCCTGCAGGTCAACATGTACAGCAGCATCTTCTTCCTCACGTGGATGAGCTTCGACCGCTACGTGGCGCTGGCCGGCTCGGTGGGCTGCAGCCCACTGAGGACCATGCGGCACGCCAAGCTCAGCTGCGGCCTCATCTGGATGGCGTCCATCCTGGCCACGCTTCTGCCCTTCACCATCGTGCAGACGCAGCATCGCGGCGAGCTCCACTTCTGCTTCGCCAACGTCTTTGAGATCCAGTGGCTGGAGGTGACCATCGGCTTCCTGGTGCCCTTCTCCGTCATCGGCCTGTGCTACTCCCTGATTGTCCGGATCCTCATGCGGGCGCAGAAGCACCGCGGCCTGTGGCCAAGGCGGCAGAAGGCGCTGCGCATGATCGTGGTGGTGGTGCTGGTCTTCTTCATCTGCTGGCTGCCCGAGAACGTCTTCATCAGCATCCAGCTGCTACAGGGCACCGCCGACCCGGCCCGCAGGACCACCGCCACGCTGTGGCACGACTACCCGCTGGCGGGCCACATCGTCAACCTGGCCGCCTTCTCCAACAGCTGCCTCAACCCCATCATCTACAGCTTTCTGGGGGAGACCTTCCGGGACAAGTTGAAGCTCTTTGTCAAGCAGAAGGCCAGCTGGTCGGCCGTCGGTCTC
- the gpr146 gene encoding G-protein coupled receptor 146: protein MWICMVYNETETSVDFRLCQDFGLILSVLSLVYLLVCFPLGLCYNVLLVAVNLSNKVSMTMPDVYFVNMAIAGLVLNAVAPVELLSSTFTRWHAWEYTNEVYITLLILFNISSLVIMYSTTLLSLDYYIERALPRTYMSSVYNTKHVCGFIWGGAVLTSFSSLLFYVCNHISTKMVECSKMQNKEAADAIMMFIGYVVPAVAVLYAFALILRIRKESTPLDQDSARLDPSIHRLLLASVCVQFALWTPYYVTLLVHTVAGAPVYIGGSRYLPTYYFLRCVSKLLAFSSSFAMPLMYRQMNKNFSNKLRRLMARLRCRDQSCAHERSTVQQVVT from the coding sequence ATGTGGATCTGCATGGTTTACAATGAGACGGAAACCAGTGTGGACTTCCGCCTGTGCCAGGATTTTGGCCTCATCCTGTCCGTGCTGTCCCTGGTCTACCTGCTGGTGTGCTTCCCGCTGGGCCTCTGCTACAATGTGCTGCTTGTTGCCGTCAACCTCTCCAACAAGGTATCCATGACCATGCCCGACGTCTACTTCGTCAACATGGCCATCGCGGGCCTGGTGCTTAACGCGGTGGCGCCCGTGGAGCTGCTCAGCTCCACCTTCACCCGCTGGCACGCGTGGGAGTACACCAACGAGGTGTACATCACACTGCTCATCCTCTTCAACATCTCCTCGCTGGTCATCATGTACTCCACTACGCTGCTCAGTCTGGACTACTACATCGAGCGCGCCCTGCCGCGCACCTACATGTCCAGCGTGTACAACACCAAGCACGTTTGCGGCTTCATCTGGGGTGGTGCCGTGCTCACCAGTTTCTCCTCGCTGCTCTTCTACGTGTGCAACCACATCTCCACCAAGATGGTAGAGTGCTCCAAGATGCAGAACAAGGAGGCGGCCGACGCCATCATGATGTTCATCGGCTACGTGGTGCCCGCCGTGGCGGTCCTATATGCCTTTGCGCTCATCTTGCGCATCCGTAAGGAGTCCACGCCGCTGGACCAGGACTCGGCCCGCTTGGACCCGTCCATCCACCGGCTGCTGCTGGCCTCCGTGTGTGTGCAGTTTGCGCTGTGGACTCCGTACTACGTGACACTCCTGGTGCATACGGTGGCCGGCGCGCCCGTGTACATAGGCGGCTCACGCTACCTGCCCACATACTATTTCCTGCGCTGCGTGTCCAAGCTGCTGGCGTTCTCCAGCAGCTTCGCCATGCCGCTCATGTACCGGCAGATGAACAAGAACTTCTCCAACAAGCTGCGGCGGCTGATGGCCAGGCTGCGCTGCCGGGACCAGTCGTGTGCACACGAACGCTCCACAGTGCAGCAAGTGGTCACGTGA